Proteins encoded together in one Streptomyces sp. NA04227 window:
- a CDS encoding alpha/beta fold hydrolase yields the protein MRARKLTPRRAVLGASMAVALAATAVPAAADASPVAESGPKPPAIQPRACANPEGETPIPADWRCGYLEVPLEYRAKGGYGDSAASDRTAGTVRLAIAYRPAGDPAARVGALFLNPGGPGGSGIDLARGGAWAEEVSPEVRERFDLVTWDPRGVGESTQLRCAADDEAREDLDELAAPYQAPRSTAELRGNLGAADQLAKSCHTHAGPLLSHVSTMENVHDLDRLRGAFHDPRLNYFGISYGTTIGAVYANVFPHKVRAMALHGVVDNPARFNDLQRYVATDAEESDRTMEAVLAACDRAGSAVCALAGGAEAKYRRLVEKFGSDDSGGAEAREAWLATVGNARALSGSFTASAASQAAANLQKLYAAAFPADGTTTFSMPRLAPTPRPGFLKPAYTHSGDDVLNATNCTDLPPAPRSDAGWTGVWGRARTASTLDGAMLTGAYTVCRSLRDRSPLPRWTGPWDRTRAKVLLLNETHDQATSLAWAERMREAMGSRAALVPIDGFGHGVGTACSRKVMEEHLLTTRLPASGTRCADGIRNPFLNTAKTFGLFGK from the coding sequence ATGCGCGCTCGCAAGCTCACCCCGCGCCGGGCCGTGCTCGGCGCCTCGATGGCCGTCGCCCTCGCCGCGACGGCCGTGCCCGCCGCGGCCGACGCCTCTCCGGTCGCCGAAAGCGGCCCGAAGCCGCCCGCGATCCAGCCCCGCGCCTGCGCGAACCCGGAGGGCGAGACGCCGATCCCGGCGGACTGGCGCTGCGGGTACCTGGAGGTGCCGCTCGAATACCGCGCCAAGGGCGGCTACGGCGACAGCGCGGCCTCGGACCGCACCGCGGGCACGGTGCGCCTCGCGATCGCCTACCGCCCGGCCGGTGACCCCGCCGCCCGGGTCGGCGCGCTCTTCCTCAACCCGGGCGGTCCCGGCGGCTCCGGGATCGACCTGGCACGCGGCGGCGCCTGGGCCGAGGAGGTCTCGCCCGAGGTGCGCGAGCGCTTCGACCTGGTGACCTGGGACCCGCGCGGGGTCGGCGAGAGCACCCAGCTGCGCTGTGCGGCCGACGACGAGGCACGTGAGGACCTGGACGAGTTGGCGGCCCCGTACCAGGCCCCGCGCAGCACCGCCGAACTGCGCGGCAACCTCGGGGCGGCCGACCAGCTCGCGAAGTCCTGTCACACACACGCCGGGCCGCTCCTGAGCCATGTGTCGACCATGGAGAACGTGCACGACCTGGACCGGCTGCGGGGCGCCTTCCACGATCCGCGCCTCAACTACTTCGGCATCTCCTACGGCACCACCATCGGCGCCGTGTACGCCAACGTCTTCCCGCACAAGGTGCGTGCCATGGCCCTGCACGGGGTCGTCGACAACCCGGCCCGGTTCAACGACCTCCAGCGGTACGTCGCCACCGACGCCGAGGAGTCCGACCGCACCATGGAGGCGGTCCTTGCCGCCTGCGACCGGGCGGGGAGCGCGGTCTGCGCCCTCGCGGGCGGGGCCGAGGCCAAGTACCGGCGTCTGGTCGAGAAGTTCGGCTCCGACGACTCCGGCGGCGCCGAGGCCCGCGAGGCGTGGCTCGCCACCGTGGGCAACGCCCGCGCGCTCAGCGGCTCCTTCACGGCGTCCGCCGCCTCCCAGGCCGCGGCCAACCTCCAGAAGCTGTACGCCGCCGCGTTCCCGGCCGACGGCACCACCACGTTCTCGATGCCCCGGCTCGCGCCCACGCCCCGGCCCGGCTTCCTGAAGCCCGCCTACACCCACTCCGGCGACGACGTCCTGAACGCCACCAACTGCACCGACCTGCCGCCCGCGCCCCGCTCGGACGCGGGCTGGACCGGCGTATGGGGCCGGGCCCGGACCGCGTCCACGCTCGACGGGGCGATGCTGACCGGCGCGTACACGGTCTGCCGCAGCCTGCGCGACCGTTCACCGCTGCCCCGCTGGACCGGCCCCTGGGACCGGACCCGGGCCAAGGTGCTGCTCCTGAACGAGACCCACGACCAGGCCACCTCACTGGCCTGGGCCGAGCGGATGCGCGAGGCCATGGGCTCGCGCGCCGCCCTCGTCCCGATCGACGGCTTCGGCCACGGGGTCGGCACCGCGTGCAGCAGGAAGGTCATGGAGGAGCACCTGCTGACCACCCGCCTGCCCGCTTCCGGGACCCGCTGCGCCGACGGCATCCGGAACCCGTTCCTCAACACGGCGAAGACCTTCGGCCTGTTCGGCAAGTGA
- a CDS encoding XRE family transcriptional regulator, which translates to MSAPDGSIRDMLAVNLKRLRSRRGLSLSELSRRSKIGKATLSQLESGTGNPTIETVFSLSRVLEVPISELLDTRPPAGLRVVRAGEVEALSGEGLDLRPLQRIESGDTVFEVYDQQVQAGSRRDSLGHVGTEHTIVQSGRLGVRVAGEEAELGPGDYVGFDAAQPHGYEALDGPVRSVLLLQYGKDRAPSQSPYASPGEGE; encoded by the coding sequence GTGAGCGCCCCTGACGGCTCCATCCGGGACATGCTGGCGGTCAATCTCAAGCGGCTGCGCTCGCGCCGCGGGCTCTCGCTGTCCGAGCTGTCGCGGCGCTCGAAGATCGGCAAGGCCACGCTCTCGCAGCTGGAGTCCGGCACCGGGAACCCGACCATCGAGACGGTGTTCAGCCTCTCCCGGGTCCTCGAAGTGCCGATCTCCGAACTGCTCGACACCCGGCCCCCGGCCGGTCTGCGCGTGGTGCGCGCCGGGGAGGTGGAGGCGCTCAGCGGCGAGGGTCTCGACCTGCGCCCGCTCCAGCGCATCGAGTCGGGCGACACCGTCTTCGAGGTGTACGACCAGCAGGTTCAGGCCGGTTCGCGGCGCGACTCGCTCGGGCACGTCGGCACCGAGCACACCATCGTCCAGTCCGGTCGGCTCGGCGTACGGGTCGCCGGCGAGGAGGCCGAACTCGGCCCCGGCGACTACGTCGGCTTCGACGCCGCCCAGCCGCACGGCTACGAGGCGCTCGACGGTCCTGTGCGGTCCGTGCTGCTGCTCCAGTACGGGAAGGACCGGGCGCCGTCCCAGTCGCCGTACGCCTCGCCGGGCGAAGGCGAGTAA
- a CDS encoding FAD-binding oxidoreductase codes for MRGTRAVVIGAGIVGAACARELALAGFAVTVVDRGGAASATTAHGEGNILLSDKGPGPELELAKLSRRLWPEVLDAIAQRSRRAAELVRAVEWEPKGGIVVATTEPGAEALTAFAAGQRACGVRAETLDEDQLTAAEPFLTRDRRTALHYPEDAQVQPAAAATALLADALAEGAELRTGCEVLGARTGPTGLTGVHTSLGLLEAELFVNAAGPWAGALSARLGAPVDVRPRRGDVLVTTPLPPTVFHKVYDADYVGAVGSDDADLQTSAVVESTRGGSVLLGSSRRRVGFDDRLRPEVLAAVAAKALRLFPSLADIPVMRAYGGFRPYVPDHLPVLGADPRLAGLWHAGGHEGAGIGLALGTARLLRQLVLGRPTEIDPDPFRVDRPAVLAEAPPAEHPERPEHPEHPEHPENSKHSERPENSEHSEGREHP; via the coding sequence ATGCGCGGAACACGAGCGGTGGTGATCGGTGCTGGGATCGTCGGTGCCGCCTGCGCGCGTGAGCTGGCGCTCGCCGGGTTCGCCGTCACCGTGGTGGACCGGGGCGGCGCCGCCTCGGCGACCACCGCGCACGGCGAGGGCAACATCCTGCTCTCCGACAAGGGCCCGGGACCCGAGCTGGAGTTGGCCAAGCTCTCCCGCCGCCTGTGGCCCGAGGTGCTCGACGCCATCGCCCAACGCTCACGCAGGGCCGCCGAGTTGGTGCGTGCCGTCGAATGGGAGCCCAAGGGCGGCATCGTCGTCGCCACCACCGAACCGGGCGCCGAGGCGCTGACCGCGTTCGCCGCGGGCCAACGCGCGTGCGGCGTACGGGCCGAGACCTTGGACGAGGATCAACTCACCGCCGCCGAACCCTTCTTGACCCGCGACCGGCGCACCGCACTGCACTACCCCGAGGACGCCCAGGTCCAGCCCGCCGCCGCGGCCACCGCCCTGCTCGCCGACGCCCTCGCCGAGGGCGCCGAACTCCGCACCGGCTGCGAGGTGTTGGGCGCCCGGACCGGCCCCACGGGCCTGACCGGCGTACACACCTCGCTCGGTCTGCTCGAAGCCGAACTGTTCGTCAACGCGGCCGGACCCTGGGCCGGTGCGCTCTCCGCGCGGCTCGGCGCACCGGTCGACGTACGCCCCCGGCGCGGCGACGTCCTGGTCACCACACCCCTGCCGCCCACCGTCTTCCACAAGGTCTACGACGCCGACTACGTGGGTGCCGTCGGCAGCGACGACGCCGACCTCCAGACCTCGGCGGTGGTGGAGTCCACTCGCGGCGGCAGCGTGCTGCTCGGCTCCTCGCGGCGCCGGGTCGGCTTCGACGACCGGCTGCGCCCCGAGGTGCTCGCCGCCGTCGCCGCCAAGGCCCTGCGGCTCTTCCCGTCCCTCGCCGACATCCCGGTGATGCGGGCCTACGGCGGCTTCCGCCCGTACGTCCCCGACCATCTGCCCGTACTCGGCGCCGACCCGCGCCTGGCCGGACTCTGGCACGCGGGCGGGCACGAGGGCGCGGGCATCGGACTCGCCCTCGGCACGGCACGGCTGCTGCGCCAACTCGTCCTCGGCCGCCCGACGGAGATCGATCCGGACCCGTTCCGCGTCGACCGCCCCGCCGTACTCGCCGAGGCGCCCCCGGCGGAACACCCCGAGCGCCCCGAGCATCCGGAACACCCCGAGCACCCCGAGAACTCCAAGCATTCCGAACGCCCTGAGAACTCCGAGCACTCCGAAGGAAGGGAGCACCCGTGA
- a CDS encoding response regulator transcription factor, producing MAQISSETLTESGITTRPGPAAPHTGESEGASAAVRKAVELPSGQRILVVDNDGDSAESLVLGLRRHGHEAVSVKAGAAALTAFEDMDLILLDLELPDLDGLEVCGAIRSVSRIPVIIVTARGTELDRVLGLQAGADDFLVKPYGFRELLARIEAVMRRVQQQPETSREIQHGPLRIDANSREVSLHGRTVCLTRKEFDVLLLLASHPDTVIPRKRLLQQVWGDSWSRRTIDTHVSSLRGKLGNSGWIVTVRGVGYRLGGGV from the coding sequence ATGGCACAGATTTCGTCCGAAACGCTCACGGAATCCGGCATCACCACGCGCCCCGGCCCGGCCGCGCCGCACACCGGCGAGAGCGAAGGCGCCTCGGCGGCGGTGCGCAAAGCCGTGGAGCTCCCCAGCGGGCAGCGGATCCTGGTCGTCGACAACGACGGTGACAGCGCCGAGTCCCTGGTACTCGGACTGCGCAGACACGGCCACGAGGCCGTGAGCGTCAAGGCGGGCGCAGCCGCCCTGACGGCCTTCGAGGACATGGACCTGATCCTGCTCGACCTCGAACTCCCCGACCTGGACGGCCTTGAGGTCTGCGGGGCGATCCGGTCGGTCAGCCGTATCCCGGTGATCATCGTGACCGCCCGCGGCACCGAACTCGACCGGGTGCTCGGACTCCAGGCCGGGGCCGACGACTTCCTGGTCAAGCCGTACGGCTTCCGCGAACTCCTGGCGCGTATCGAGGCGGTCATGCGACGTGTGCAGCAGCAGCCGGAGACCTCCCGGGAGATCCAGCACGGCCCGCTGCGGATCGACGCGAACTCCCGCGAGGTCAGCCTGCACGGCCGGACGGTCTGCCTGACCCGCAAGGAGTTCGACGTCCTGCTGCTGCTCGCCTCGCACCCGGACACCGTCATCCCGCGCAAGCGTCTGCTCCAGCAGGTCTGGGGCGACTCCTGGTCCCGCAGGACCATCGACACCCATGTGAGCAGCCTGCGCGGCAAGTTGGGCAACAGCGGCTGGATCGTCACCGTGCGCGGTGTGGGATACCGACTGGGCGGCGGCGTCTGA
- a CDS encoding (2Fe-2S)-binding protein — translation MTPRLVPAAADAVGRRERPLRLTVDGERVDGLAGQSLAGVLLASGRLHWRRGASGAPRGVFCGIGVCFDCLVTVNGVPDVRACRRRAQDGDEVTTQARTSPGEGATPQQPNSPESAS, via the coding sequence GTGACTCCACGTCTCGTACCGGCGGCGGCCGACGCCGTCGGGCGCCGCGAGCGGCCGTTGCGCCTCACCGTCGACGGCGAGCGGGTCGACGGCCTCGCGGGCCAGAGCCTCGCGGGCGTGCTGCTCGCCTCCGGCAGGCTCCACTGGCGCCGGGGTGCTTCGGGTGCCCCGCGCGGAGTGTTCTGCGGCATCGGCGTCTGCTTCGACTGCCTGGTCACCGTCAACGGCGTCCCGGACGTCCGCGCCTGCCGACGCCGCGCACAGGACGGCGACGAGGTGACCACCCAGGCCCGTACGTCGCCGGGGGAGGGCGCAACGCCCCAGCAGCCCAACTCGCCCGAAAGCGCGAGCTGA
- a CDS encoding ParB/RepB/Spo0J family partition protein, whose protein sequence is MLSLAEQLTPPAVDLDEIESSAIWIESHPVTRVRINSLALADSPRLNGEDQDHVRLLAGAGRPLPAITVHRATMRVIDGVHRVRAAQLNGQDEIDARLLDCDEAAAFVLSVKVNVTHGLPLSRADRAAAAARIILTHPQWSDRAVAAATGISDKTVSRIRSVTDTAPSATRLGRDGRVRPLDSGQRRRRAAAMFLDRPEAGLREVARATGLSPATVRDVRQRIARGEDPVPSRYRNTRKQDRDPAAANRRRPQPAPARTERVPVGVDRQKLLAKLSEDPSLRLNEAGRRALRWLHHYSVDGDGLETLGRGLPCHWAPEVADLARSCAAAWSELAEQLQQRAE, encoded by the coding sequence ATGTTGTCTCTGGCCGAGCAGTTGACTCCCCCGGCAGTCGATCTGGACGAGATCGAGTCGTCGGCCATCTGGATCGAATCGCACCCTGTCACTCGTGTACGGATCAACTCCCTTGCTCTCGCGGACTCTCCGCGCCTGAACGGGGAGGACCAGGACCACGTACGACTGCTCGCCGGAGCCGGGCGCCCGCTGCCCGCCATCACCGTGCACCGCGCCACCATGCGCGTCATCGACGGCGTGCACCGGGTGCGCGCCGCCCAGCTCAACGGACAGGACGAGATCGACGCCCGGCTGCTCGACTGCGACGAGGCCGCCGCCTTTGTCCTGTCGGTCAAGGTCAACGTCACGCACGGGCTGCCGCTGTCCCGCGCCGACCGGGCCGCCGCCGCGGCGCGGATCATCCTGACCCACCCGCAGTGGTCGGACCGCGCGGTCGCCGCCGCCACCGGCATCTCCGACAAGACCGTCTCGCGGATCCGCTCGGTCACGGACACCGCGCCCTCGGCCACCCGGCTCGGCAGGGACGGCCGGGTACGCCCGCTCGACAGCGGCCAGCGCCGCCGCCGCGCCGCCGCGATGTTCCTGGACCGGCCCGAGGCGGGGCTGCGCGAGGTGGCCAGGGCGACCGGACTGTCCCCGGCCACGGTGCGGGACGTACGCCAGCGCATCGCCCGCGGCGAGGACCCGGTGCCCAGCCGCTACCGCAACACCCGCAAGCAGGACCGCGACCCGGCCGCCGCGAACCGGCGCCGCCCGCAGCCCGCCCCGGCCCGTACCGAGCGGGTCCCCGTCGGCGTGGACCGGCAGAAGCTCCTCGCCAAGCTGAGCGAGGACCCCTCCCTGCGGCTCAACGAGGCGGGCCGCCGCGCGCTGCGCTGGCTGCACCACTACTCCGTCGACGGCGACGGCCTGGAGACCCTCGGCCGCGGCCTGCCCTGCCACTGGGCCCCGGAGGTCGCCGACCTGGCCCGTAGCTGCGCGGCCGCGTGGAGCGAACTCGCCGAACAGCTGCAGCAGCGGGCGGAGTAG
- a CDS encoding phospholipase, translating to MRRRYALTLAATAMALPATFLSTGTASAATKPEVLSSWTQTSASSYNAWNSARNNQGQWASYNFDWSTDYCSSSPDNPFGFNFKLSCARHDFGYRNYKAMGTFSANKARIDSAFYEDLKRVCNGHSGATKTACNSTAWTYYQAVKVLG from the coding sequence ATGCGCCGCCGCTACGCCCTGACCCTGGCCGCCACGGCCATGGCCCTGCCCGCCACCTTCCTGTCCACCGGCACCGCCTCGGCCGCCACCAAGCCCGAGGTCCTCAGCTCCTGGACCCAGACCAGCGCCTCCAGCTACAACGCCTGGAACTCCGCCCGCAACAACCAGGGCCAGTGGGCCTCCTACAACTTCGACTGGTCGACGGACTACTGCAGTTCCTCGCCCGACAACCCGTTCGGCTTCAACTTCAAGCTGTCCTGTGCGCGCCACGACTTCGGCTACCGCAACTACAAGGCCATGGGCACCTTCAGCGCCAACAAGGCCCGCATCGACTCGGCGTTCTACGAGGACCTGAAGCGCGTCTGCAACGGCCACTCGGGCGCCACCAAGACCGCCTGCAACTCCACCGCCTGGACGTACTACCAGGCCGTCAAGGTGCTCGGCTGA
- a CDS encoding FAD-dependent oxidoreductase, which translates to MRRRQVVVVGAGPAGLAAARSALAAGAEVTLLDSAPDPGGQYHRMLPEEYEAARPERLQHGWRDFARLRRALLGHPRCTWRAETSVWALERRGPGERKPPRVHVLHGPADGSGRTRHTLDPDALVLATGAHDRVLPFPGWELPGVFTAGAAQALAKGERVVVGDRVVVAGSGPFLLPVAASLLEAGARVREVLEASTPATLVRGWSHRPWQLAAQVGKTAELVEYAGALARHRVPYRTGRTVVEARGEGRVEEVVTARLRPDWSVVPSSERTVAVDAVCVAHGFSPQLELPVAAGCLVDSTPAGEFVRVDGDQRTSVAGVWAAGEITGIAGAPAARAEGALAGWYAAGGPVGARPLRALRRSRDQGRAFAERLARAHPVGAAWPGWLRPETLVCRCEETPYGALCRAAEEPAGAAARTAKLATRAGLGPCQARMCGPTVTELTARLRGPAPDGHDTDGLPAPAIHRRPLAQPIRLGELAAGPAPVPEPEREPEPDGTGHPQSSTPNPLTKESS; encoded by the coding sequence ATGAGGCGACGTCAGGTGGTCGTCGTCGGTGCGGGCCCCGCCGGTCTCGCCGCCGCGCGGTCCGCCCTCGCCGCGGGCGCCGAGGTCACCCTGCTCGACTCGGCGCCGGACCCGGGCGGCCAGTACCACCGCATGCTGCCCGAGGAGTACGAGGCCGCCCGCCCCGAGCGGCTCCAGCACGGCTGGCGGGACTTCGCCCGGCTGCGCCGCGCGCTGCTCGGCCACCCGCGCTGCACCTGGCGGGCCGAGACCTCCGTCTGGGCCCTGGAACGCCGGGGCCCGGGCGAGCGCAAGCCGCCGCGTGTGCACGTGCTGCACGGCCCGGCCGACGGTTCCGGACGCACCCGGCACACCCTGGACCCCGACGCCCTGGTCCTCGCCACCGGCGCCCACGACCGCGTACTGCCTTTCCCCGGCTGGGAGTTGCCCGGTGTGTTCACCGCCGGAGCCGCGCAGGCGCTGGCCAAGGGTGAGCGGGTGGTGGTCGGCGACCGGGTCGTGGTCGCCGGGAGCGGCCCCTTCCTGCTGCCCGTCGCCGCCTCGCTGCTCGAAGCGGGCGCCCGGGTGCGGGAGGTGCTTGAGGCCAGCACCCCTGCCACGCTCGTACGGGGATGGTCGCACCGTCCCTGGCAGTTGGCCGCGCAGGTCGGCAAGACGGCTGAACTCGTCGAGTACGCGGGCGCGTTGGCGCGCCACCGGGTCCCGTACCGCACCGGCCGTACGGTCGTCGAGGCGCGCGGCGAGGGCCGTGTGGAGGAGGTCGTGACCGCGCGGCTGCGGCCGGACTGGTCGGTGGTGCCGAGCAGTGAGCGGACCGTCGCGGTGGACGCCGTCTGTGTCGCGCACGGATTCAGTCCGCAGCTCGAACTCCCGGTGGCAGCGGGCTGTTTGGTCGACTCGACCCCGGCCGGAGAGTTCGTCCGGGTCGACGGCGACCAGCGCACCTCCGTCGCCGGGGTCTGGGCGGCGGGCGAGATCACGGGCATCGCGGGCGCTCCGGCGGCGCGGGCCGAGGGCGCGCTCGCGGGCTGGTACGCGGCGGGCGGCCCCGTCGGCGCCCGGCCGCTGCGGGCCCTGCGCCGCAGCCGCGACCAGGGCCGCGCCTTCGCCGAACGGCTCGCCCGCGCCCACCCCGTCGGCGCCGCCTGGCCCGGCTGGCTGCGCCCCGAAACCCTGGTCTGCCGCTGCGAGGAGACCCCGTACGGGGCGCTGTGCCGCGCGGCCGAGGAACCCGCGGGCGCCGCCGCCCGTACCGCGAAACTCGCCACCCGCGCCGGACTCGGCCCCTGCCAGGCACGGATGTGCGGCCCCACCGTCACCGAACTCACCGCCCGGCTGCGCGGCCCCGCCCCGGACGGCCACGACACCGACGGCCTGCCCGCGCCGGCGATCCACCGCCGCCCACTCGCCCAGCCCATCCGCCTCGGCGAACTCGCGGCGGGGCCCGCCCCCGTACCCGAACCGGAACGCGAGCCCGAGCCCGACGGCACCGGCCACCCCCAGTCCAGTACCCCCAACCCCCTTACCAAGGAGTCCAGTTGA
- the lpdA gene encoding dihydrolipoyl dehydrogenase, with protein sequence MAERFDVVVLGSGPGGYVAAIRAAQLGKRVAIVEEKYWGGVCLNVGCIPTKALLRNAELAHLFTHERKTFGIKVDGEVSFDYGEAFRRSRKVADGRVKGVHFLMKKNDITEYEGRGTFTDPHTLQVAKADGSTEILTFDNCIIATGATPRLLPGTSRTERVVTYEEQILADELPRSVVIAGAGAIGIEFAYVLHNYGVKVTIVEFLDRIAPLEDAEVSAELAKRYRKLGIDVLTGTRVESIDESGPQVSVTVTGKDGASQVLQADKVLQAIGFAPNVTGYGLEATGVHVNARGAIEVDGRCRTNVPHLYAIGDVTAKLMLAHAAESMGVIAAETIADAETMELDYVMIPRATYCQPQIASFGWTEEQARLEGFEVKVAKFPFTANGKSHGLGDSGGFVKLISDAKYGELIGAHLIGPDVTELLPELTLAQQWDLTVHEVARNVHAHPTLGEAVKEAVHGLAGHMINF encoded by the coding sequence ATGGCCGAGCGCTTCGACGTTGTCGTACTCGGATCGGGGCCCGGCGGCTATGTCGCCGCCATCCGCGCCGCCCAGCTGGGCAAGCGGGTCGCGATCGTCGAGGAGAAGTACTGGGGCGGCGTCTGTCTGAACGTCGGCTGCATTCCCACCAAGGCCCTGCTGCGTAACGCCGAACTGGCCCATCTGTTCACGCACGAGCGCAAGACCTTCGGCATCAAGGTGGACGGCGAGGTCAGCTTCGACTACGGCGAGGCGTTCCGCCGCAGCCGCAAGGTCGCCGACGGCCGGGTCAAGGGCGTCCACTTCCTGATGAAGAAGAACGACATCACCGAGTACGAGGGCCGCGGCACCTTCACCGACCCGCACACCCTCCAGGTCGCCAAGGCGGACGGCTCCACCGAGATCCTCACCTTCGACAACTGCATCATCGCCACCGGCGCCACCCCGCGCCTGCTGCCCGGCACCAGCCGCACCGAGCGCGTGGTCACCTACGAGGAGCAGATCCTCGCCGATGAACTGCCGCGGTCGGTCGTGATCGCGGGCGCGGGCGCCATCGGTATCGAGTTCGCGTACGTCCTTCACAACTACGGCGTGAAGGTCACCATCGTCGAGTTCCTCGACCGGATCGCCCCGCTGGAGGACGCCGAGGTCTCCGCCGAACTCGCCAAGCGCTACCGCAAGCTCGGCATCGACGTGCTCACCGGCACCCGGGTCGAGTCCATCGACGAGTCCGGACCGCAGGTCAGTGTCACGGTCACCGGCAAGGACGGCGCGAGCCAGGTGCTCCAGGCGGACAAGGTGCTCCAGGCGATCGGCTTCGCGCCGAACGTCACCGGCTACGGCCTGGAGGCCACCGGCGTCCACGTCAACGCGCGCGGCGCCATCGAGGTCGACGGCCGCTGCCGCACCAACGTGCCGCACCTGTACGCCATCGGCGACGTCACCGCCAAGCTGATGCTCGCGCACGCCGCCGAGTCGATGGGCGTCATCGCCGCCGAGACCATCGCGGACGCCGAGACGATGGAACTCGACTACGTGATGATCCCGCGCGCCACCTACTGCCAGCCGCAGATCGCCAGCTTCGGCTGGACCGAGGAGCAGGCCCGCCTGGAGGGCTTCGAGGTGAAGGTGGCCAAGTTCCCCTTCACCGCCAACGGCAAGTCGCACGGTCTCGGCGACTCCGGCGGCTTCGTGAAGCTCATCAGCGACGCCAAGTACGGCGAGCTGATCGGCGCCCACCTCATCGGCCCCGACGTCACCGAGCTGCTGCCGGAACTGACGCTGGCCCAGCAGTGGGACCTCACCGTCCACGAGGTCGCCCGCAACGTTCACGCCCACCCGACGCTGGGCGAGGCGGTCAAGGAAGCGGTGCACGGGCTCGCGGGGCACATGATCAACTTCTGA
- a CDS encoding sigma-70 family RNA polymerase sigma factor yields the protein MNKGDWPTLAEEFEAHRSHLRAVAYRMLGSAAEAEDAVQESWLRLGRADTTDVENLGGWLTTVVGRICLDMLRSRTARREELLGGPLPEPDPHTGGAGDLPQDPVREAELADSVGRAMLIVLDTLTPAERLAFVLHDMFAVPFGEVATIIGKSPAAVRQLASRARRRVQTADTSPDSDLPRQHAVVSAFLAAARDGRFGDLLTLLDPEVVLRADPVAVPPGALAEVVGAEAVAGRARMFADRAQGSQLALVDGRMGMMAPAYGALTPVGAFEVRGGRITRIDIIADPARLAALDLALLPA from the coding sequence GTGAACAAGGGCGACTGGCCGACGCTCGCGGAGGAGTTCGAGGCGCACCGGAGTCATCTGCGAGCGGTGGCCTACCGGATGCTCGGGTCCGCGGCCGAGGCGGAGGACGCCGTACAGGAGTCCTGGCTGCGGCTCGGCCGCGCGGACACCACCGATGTGGAGAATCTCGGCGGCTGGCTGACCACCGTGGTCGGCCGCATCTGCCTGGACATGCTGCGCTCGCGCACCGCGCGCCGCGAGGAACTGCTCGGCGGCCCGCTGCCCGAGCCGGACCCGCACACGGGCGGAGCCGGGGATCTCCCTCAAGACCCGGTGCGCGAAGCCGAGTTGGCCGACTCGGTGGGCCGGGCGATGCTCATCGTCCTGGACACCCTCACCCCCGCCGAACGGCTCGCCTTCGTCCTGCACGACATGTTCGCCGTGCCCTTCGGGGAGGTCGCCACGATCATCGGCAAGTCCCCGGCTGCGGTGCGGCAGCTCGCCAGCCGGGCCCGGCGCCGGGTACAGACCGCCGACACCTCGCCGGACTCGGATCTGCCCCGGCAGCACGCGGTGGTGAGCGCCTTCCTCGCGGCGGCCCGTGACGGACGCTTCGGCGACCTGCTCACGCTGCTCGACCCCGAGGTGGTGCTGCGCGCCGACCCGGTGGCGGTTCCGCCGGGCGCCCTCGCGGAGGTCGTCGGCGCCGAGGCCGTGGCGGGCCGGGCGCGGATGTTCGCCGACCGCGCCCAGGGCTCCCAACTCGCCCTGGTCGACGGCCGGATGGGCATGATGGCCCCGGCGTACGGCGCGCTGACACCCGTCGGCGCCTTCGAGGTGCGGGGCGGACGGATCACCCGTATCGACATCATCGCGGACCCCGCCCGCCTGGCCGCGCTCGATCTGGCGCTGCTGCCCGCCTGA